A genomic window from Streptomyces sp. NBC_01429 includes:
- a CDS encoding SsgA family sporulation/cell division regulator, with product MRESVQAEVLMSFLVSEELSFRIPVELHYEVRDPYAVRMTFHLPGDAPVTWTFGRELLLDGINTPSGDGDVHIAPTTPDDLSDVHMRLQVGDDHALFRVSAAPLVAFLDRTDRLVPLGQERTLSDFEGNLEEALGRILAEENAG from the coding sequence ATGCGCGAGTCGGTCCAGGCCGAGGTCCTGATGAGCTTCCTCGTCTCCGAGGAGCTCTCGTTCCGTATCCCGGTGGAACTTCACTACGAAGTGAGGGATCCCTACGCGGTGCGGATGACCTTTCATCTGCCCGGCGACGCGCCTGTCACCTGGACGTTTGGTCGCGAACTGCTGCTCGACGGCATCAACACACCCAGCGGGGACGGCGATGTGCACATCGCGCCGACCACCCCCGACGATCTCTCCGATGTCCATATGCGGCTCCAGGTGGGCGACGATCACGCGCTCTTCCGGGTCAGCGCGGCCCCGCTGGTGGCCTTCCTCGACCGTACGGACCGACTGGTCCCGCTCGGCCAGGAGCGCACGCTGAGTGACTTCGAGGGCAATCTGGAAGAGGCCCTGGGCCGCATTCTCGCCGAGGAGAACGCCGGCTGA
- a CDS encoding YibE/F family protein, with the protein MTSPQQTHEPHGHSHSHGPAAPVSLHLRKVIAAVLIPFAAAVVVGLAVLWPGGAPAHERTGVGFDRQTEQGRVVQLERIDCKDVNASQIPATGDTSTPQGREAVQEETGSCKKATIEVTSGKEKGHTFVEIVQPDAPRQFHVKQGVVVAYAPDAPRDLQYSVTDVDRQFPMALLAGIFALAVVVVGRMRGVMALVALAISFAILTLFILPAILQGSNPLIVAVVGASAIMLIALYACHGLTARTSVAVLGTLISLLLIGLLGSLFIGWASLTGNTDDNTGLIHGLYPEIDMSGLLLAGVIIGSLGVLDDVTVTQTSAVWELRQADPTMGPRALYRAGIRIGRDHIASVVNTLVLAYAGAALPLLLLFSIAQSSVGSVANSELVAEEIVRTLVGSIGLVASVPVTTALAALVVSADRQAPGEAAPAAAGPGVTGPGASGAGASGAGMSGAGTEGAGPVGPVGPGMPGPASGGPEETLSGPLPGAPARGLGGGRGRRRKK; encoded by the coding sequence GTGACCTCACCCCAGCAGACTCACGAGCCGCACGGCCACTCGCACAGCCATGGGCCCGCCGCGCCGGTCTCACTCCATCTCCGCAAGGTGATCGCGGCGGTCCTGATCCCGTTCGCGGCCGCAGTGGTCGTCGGGCTCGCCGTGCTCTGGCCGGGCGGTGCCCCGGCGCACGAGCGCACCGGTGTGGGCTTCGACCGGCAGACCGAGCAGGGACGGGTCGTTCAGCTCGAACGGATCGACTGCAAGGACGTGAACGCCTCACAGATCCCGGCCACCGGTGACACCTCCACGCCGCAGGGCCGCGAGGCGGTGCAGGAGGAGACCGGCAGCTGCAAGAAGGCCACGATCGAGGTGACCAGCGGCAAGGAGAAGGGGCACACGTTCGTCGAGATCGTCCAGCCGGACGCCCCGCGGCAGTTTCACGTGAAACAAGGCGTGGTGGTGGCGTACGCACCCGACGCGCCCCGTGATCTCCAGTACTCCGTGACCGATGTGGACCGTCAGTTCCCCATGGCCCTGCTGGCCGGGATCTTCGCCCTGGCGGTGGTCGTGGTGGGACGGATGCGCGGAGTCATGGCGCTGGTCGCGCTCGCCATCTCCTTCGCCATCCTGACGCTGTTCATCCTGCCCGCGATCCTCCAGGGCTCGAATCCGCTGATCGTGGCGGTGGTGGGGGCGAGCGCGATCATGCTGATCGCGCTCTACGCCTGCCACGGCCTGACGGCCCGTACCTCGGTCGCGGTGCTCGGCACGCTGATCTCGCTGCTGCTGATCGGGCTGCTGGGATCACTCTTCATCGGCTGGGCGAGCCTGACCGGCAACACGGACGACAACACCGGTCTGATCCACGGTCTCTATCCCGAGATCGATATGAGCGGTCTGCTGCTGGCGGGCGTCATCATCGGTTCGCTGGGTGTGCTCGACGATGTGACGGTGACCCAGACGTCCGCGGTCTGGGAGCTGCGCCAGGCGGATCCGACGATGGGACCGCGCGCCCTGTACCGCGCGGGGATCCGGATCGGCCGGGACCATATCGCCTCGGTGGTCAATACCCTCGTGCTGGCCTACGCGGGCGCCGCGCTGCCGCTGCTGCTGCTCTTCTCGATCGCGCAGTCGAGCGTCGGCTCGGTGGCCAACAGTGAGCTGGTCGCGGAGGAAATCGTACGGACCCTGGTGGGCTCGATCGGGCTGGTCGCCTCCGTCCCGGTGACCACGGCGCTGGCGGCGCTGGTGGTGTCCGCCGACCGGCAGGCTCCCGGAGAGGCGGCCCCTGCCGCGGCCGGACCGGGAGTGACAGGACCGGGAGCGTCCGGGGCGGGAGCTTCCGGAGCTGGTATGTCCGGGGCGGGTACCGAGGGCGCCGGCCCGGTCGGACCGGTCGGGCCGGGTATGCCGGGCCCGGCGTCCGGAGGGCCCGAGGAAACTCTTTCCGGGCCGCTTCCGGGTGCTCCGGCACGCGGTCTGGGCGGGGGCCGGGGCCGCCGTCGCAAGAAGTAA